Within the Saccharopolyspora gloriosae genome, the region GGCCGGGACCATCGCGCGTCGAACGCCAGGCCGTCGCGCAGCACCACCGCGCGGCCCGAACCCACCGTCTCCGCGTGCGGCGAGACGCTCCCCTTGCTGTCGCTCAACGAGGAGTCGCGGACGTTGACCTCTTGCAGCACCACCGTCCCCGCACCGAGCCGCCCGCTGTCGGTGGCGGCGGCCGGTCGGCCGTCCATCGACACCAGCCACCGCCGCTGCTCCGGTGACCAGGTGAAACCGGTGGACGCGGCGAGGTAGTCGACCTGTGCGGACTCCCGCGGAACCCCGCCCGCCGGGGCAGGCCCGAACACCAGCGGCGCCTCCGGCGACCAGGCCGCGCCTGCCGGGACCTCATCGGGACGGACGAACAGGTTGTGCGGAACCGGGCGGTCATCACCGCGGAAGAACCCGCCCGGCGACCGTTCCGGCTGCACCGGGTCCAGCGGCGCCCCGTCCAACATCGGCAGCAGTTCCGGGGCCGCGCCGGAGAACACCAGCGTCGGCCTGCCGAACTGGGCGAGCAGCTCCAGGTCGGTTTCCCGAGCGCTGCGCACCGGCCCCACCACCGGTGGGCGGTGTTCGCCGAAGACCGCGACGAGTCTGCTCAAACCTCCCTCCACCGGTTCCACGACGACCATGTCCGCCGCGCCGATACCGGTCGGTGGCCGCGCCTCCGGCACGTTGTCGATCTTCACGGCGAGCACCGGTGGCCCCTCGCTCGGCGGCTCCGCCGCGGGCGCCTCGGCCATCGGCTCGGGAGGCGGGGCGGCGCCCTGCGGTGGTTCCGGGGCGCGCTGGGTCCGGGCCGGCTGACAGGCGAGACCTCCCGCCAGCACGGTCGCCAACACCGCCAGCAGCACCGCTGTCCGCGCCAGAACTCCTCGGAATCGCACCATGGCCCCACCCCTCACTCGGAGCCCCAGAGTGCCCCCTCGTTCGGGTGACAGACAAGACCCGCAAGGCCCTGACCAGGTGTTGTTCTTGAGTTAGTTACACCCGAGCGTCACAACCCCCACCACAACCAGACCAGTAGCGAGACCAACACCCCCGCCCGCACCTCCCGACTCGGAACAGAGTGAACGGACCGTTCGACCAACGACATTGGACGAACGGTCCGCTCACTCCGAAACCCGAGCTCGCCGCGCCCTCCTCCGGCGCCAAGCCGAAATGAGTGAACGGACCGTTCGTCCAATCTGCTTGGACGAACGGTCCGTTCACTCACATCCGAAGCCCCCGGCGTCGCGTCTCAGGGGCGCCTCCTCACCTGAGCAGCTTGTCCGGGGTGATCGGCAGGTCGCGTATCCGGATGCCGGTGGCGTGGTAGGCGGCGTTCGCGATCGCTGCGGGCGAGCCGACGATCCCGATCTCTCCGACGCCACGGCTGCCCATCGGGTTCGAATGCGGATCGTGCTCGTCGAGCCAGATCGCGTCGATGTCGGCGACGTCCGCGTGCGCGGCGATGTGGTACTGCCCGAAGTCGTGGTTGATGACGTGCCCGAACTGCGGGTCGAGCACGCTGTGCTCGTGCAGCGCCATCGACAGGCCCATCGTCATGCCTCCGATCAGCTGCGACCGCGCGAGCAGCGGGTTGACGACCCGGCCCACGGAGAACACTCCGAGCATCCGCGGCACCCGCACCTCACCGGTGTCGGCGTTGACTCGGACTTCGGCGAAGTGAGCGCCGAAGGAGTGCATCGAGTACCGCTGCGCGTCCGGGTTGTCGGGCATCGCCCCGTCCGCTTCATCGCCGTCGTCGGGGTCGGTGCCGAACTTCTCCCGGAATCGCCGCGCCGCGTCGACGACGGTCGAGCCCCACGACCCCAGCCCGGAGGAGCCGCCGGCGACGGTGGCGGCGGGCAGGTCGGTGTCGCCGATCTCCAACCGCACGTCCTCGAAGTGGCAGCCCAAGGCGTCGGCCGCGATCTGGCTCAACGCCGTCCAGGTCCCGGTGCCGAGGTCGGCCGCGCCGATGAGCACTTCGTACCGCCCGGCGTGGTGCCGGATGGTGGCGGTGGAGCCGGGCATGGCGTAGCGCGGATAGGTGGCGCTGGCGACACCGGTGCCGACGAGCCAGTCCCCGTCCCGATGGGGTTCGCGCCCGGCCCACCCGAACCGTTCGGCGCCTTCCCGGAGGCATTCCGCGAGGTGCCGGGCCGAGAACGGACGGCCGGTGCCCGGGTCGACGGCGGGTTCGTTGTGGGAGCGCAGTTCGATGGGATCCAGTCCGCACGCTTCGGCGAGTTCGTCCATGGCGACTTCGGTGGCGAACATGCCCGGCGCCTCGCCCGGTGCGCGCATCCAGAACGGCACCGGCACGTCCAGCGCGGCGAGCCGGTGGGTGGTGCGCCGGTTCGGCGCCGCGTACATGGTCCGGGTGCCGACCGCGGTCTGTTCGGCGAATTCCTGCACCGTCGCGGTCTGTTCGATCACGTCGTGGGCGACCACCGACAGCGTTCCGTCGCGGTCCGCTCCGAGCCGCACCCGCTGGATGGTGGGTGTGCGGTAGCCGACGAGCGCGAACATCTGCTGCCGAGTCAACGCCAGCTTCACCGGCCGTCCGCCCGCCATTCGCGCGGCGAGCGCGGCGAGGATGTTGTGCGCGTGCGCGGTGCCCTTCGATCCGAATCCGCCGCCGACGTGTGGTGCGATCACCCGAATCCGTTCCGGTTCCAGCCCGAGAACCGGCGCGATCCGGGACCGCATCACGTGCACGCCTTGCGTGGAGTCGTGCAATGTGAGGGTGCCGTTGCTCCAGCTCGCGATGGTGGCGTGCGGTTCCATCGGACTGTTGTGCTCCATCGGAGTCGTGTAGGTCTGCTCGATCACGACTTCCGGCCGGGCTGCCTCCACGTCGCCTTCGTGGCTCTCCGCGGGAAAAGCGGGATTCACGACCTCCGGTGTGTAGAGCGCCTCGTGGTTGGCCCGCAGCACCACGTCGTGCTGTTCCTGCCGGTACTCGACCCGAACCAGACCGGCGGCCTGCCTGGCGATCTCCGGTGTCTCCGCCAGCACCGCCCCGATCAGCTGGCCGCGGAACGCGACTTCCGGTGTCTGCAACACCCACAGCTCGGCGTCGGAGTCGGT harbors:
- a CDS encoding DUF3048 domain-containing protein; the protein is MVRFRGVLARTAVLLAVLATVLAGGLACQPARTQRAPEPPQGAAPPPEPMAEAPAAEPPSEGPPVLAVKIDNVPEARPPTGIGAADMVVVEPVEGGLSRLVAVFGEHRPPVVGPVRSARETDLELLAQFGRPTLVFSGAAPELLPMLDGAPLDPVQPERSPGGFFRGDDRPVPHNLFVRPDEVPAGAAWSPEAPLVFGPAPAGGVPRESAQVDYLAASTGFTWSPEQRRWLVSMDGRPAAATDSGRLGAGTVVLQEVNVRDSSLSDSKGSVSPHAETVGSGRAVVLRDGLAFDARWSRPSPDVGATYTTASGEPLPFAPGPVWVALTERL
- a CDS encoding xanthine dehydrogenase family protein molybdopterin-binding subunit; this encodes MTDLLRPRAIGTPMERVDGWAKVTGTAPYAFEHPTSAPLYVHPLQAEIARGEVRYIDSHAAEDLDGVAVVLTHENAPRLATDSDAELWVLQTPEVAFRGQLIGAVLAETPEIARQAAGLVRVEYRQEQHDVVLRANHEALYTPEVVNPAFPAESHEGDVEAARPEVVIEQTYTTPMEHNSPMEPHATIASWSNGTLTLHDSTQGVHVMRSRIAPVLGLEPERIRVIAPHVGGGFGSKGTAHAHNILAALAARMAGGRPVKLALTRQQMFALVGYRTPTIQRVRLGADRDGTLSVVAHDVIEQTATVQEFAEQTAVGTRTMYAAPNRRTTHRLAALDVPVPFWMRAPGEAPGMFATEVAMDELAEACGLDPIELRSHNEPAVDPGTGRPFSARHLAECLREGAERFGWAGREPHRDGDWLVGTGVASATYPRYAMPGSTATIRHHAGRYEVLIGAADLGTGTWTALSQIAADALGCHFEDVRLEIGDTDLPAATVAGGSSGLGSWGSTVVDAARRFREKFGTDPDDGDEADGAMPDNPDAQRYSMHSFGAHFAEVRVNADTGEVRVPRMLGVFSVGRVVNPLLARSQLIGGMTMGLSMALHEHSVLDPQFGHVINHDFGQYHIAAHADVADIDAIWLDEHDPHSNPMGSRGVGEIGIVGSPAAIANAAYHATGIRIRDLPITPDKLLR